The sequence GCGCCATGCCCGCCCATCGAATGGCCGGTTATGCCCATGCGGGAAAGGTCGACTGGGAAGTGCTCTGCCTGCAGGGCGGGCAGTTCTTGCGCAATATAGTCCCACATGCGGTAATGCCGTGCGAACGGCTCTTGCGTGGCGTTCACATAGAACCCTGCGCCAAGACCGAAGTCGTAAGCCGCGTCCGCATCATCCGCTACGCCTTCGCCCCGCGGACTCGTATCGGGAGCGACGAACACGATACCGAGTTCGGCGCAGATCCGGCGATACTCGCCCTTGTCGGTCACGTTGGCGTGAGTGCAGGTCAGCCCCGACAGGTAGATCAGCACCGGCAGCTTACCACCGTTCTCCGCCTGTGGGGGCAGGAAGACCGAAAAGGTCATTCCCGTCCCCGTGGCGGCCGAGTCGTGCTTGTAGACGCCCTGCGTTCCGCCGTGCGCCTTCGATGTCGAAACGGTCTCGATGCTCATCAGGCGATGATGTCCAGCGCGCACAGCTTGTTGCCGGCAGGATCACGCAAATAGGCGAGGTAGTAAGGCGAGCCTGCGCGCGGCCCCGGCGGGTCTTCGCAGGTCGTGCCGCCATTGGCGACGCCCGCATCATGCCAGGCATCGGCCTGAGCGGGAGTCATACGGAAGCCGATCGTGCCCCCGTTCGCGCCGCAAGCCGGTGCGCCATTGATCGGCTGGGTCACAATGAACATGCTGCCGTTGTGCTGGTAGATCAGGCGCCCCTTGGGATCGGTGATCGCTTCCGGCCCGCCAAAGGCTTTGAACGTGGCGTCGTAGAACTTTTTCGACGCGGCGATATCATCGCTGCCGACCATGACATGGCTGAACACTTTGCACTCTCCCCTTGATAGGTTGCGGTCTGCGATGTGCTAGGCAAACGCCCGCGCGGTCAAGCGCGGTTGCGGGAAAACTTTGTTGCCACAACGGTCAGATTGTCCTTCGCGCGTGTGGATGGCAAAATTTCGGGCAATGCCCGCGCGAATGACAGAGGTGGGAAATTTGGCGCAATTCTTGATAGATATCGGCCCCGAGCTGATATCCTGCCGCAATGACCAATGACCTCCTGATCAATCGTCGCCGTTTGCTGATCGGCAGCGGCGCACTGGCGATGGCTCCGCTGTTCCCGGCGTGGGCGCAGTCCGCACATGGCGGGCATTCCGGCGGGTCAGCAGCGATGGCCGGACGCAACACCGGCGGCACGCTTTCGGGGGAGACGATTGCCTTGACCATCGGTGCGGCGCGCTACGCCGTTGGCAAGCGCTCAGCTTCGGCGGTGGCGGTCAACGGCACCATCCCTGCCCCGCTGATCCGCCTGCGCGAAGGGCAGAACGTGCGGATCGCGGTCACCAATCATCTCCAGGAACAGTCCTCGATCCACTGGCACGGGCTACTGGTCCCTTTCCATATGGACGGCGTCCCTGGCCTGTCCTTCCCCGGCATCGATCCGGGCGAGAATTTCACTTACGCGTTCCCGGTGAGCCAGTCGGGGACATACTGGTATCATTCGCATTCGGGCATGCAGGAGGCGACCGGCCTCTACGGCCCGATCGTGATCGACCCGGCCATACCTGATACTGTCGCCTATGACCGCGAATACGTGCTGATGCTGGCGGACTGGAGCCCGGTTCATCCGCACATCCAGTTGAAGAAGCTCAAAACCATGGGCGGCTACTACAACTGGCAGCGCCAGACCATCGGCGGGCTGATCGCGGGCACGGACCAGAGCCTCAAAGAGCGCCTAGAATGGGCGAACATGCGCATGGACCCGACCGACATCTCGGACGTGACAGGCGCGACATATTCCTACCTGATCAACGGCCACGATACCGAGGCGAACTGGACCGCATTGTTTGCGCCGGGCGAGCGGATCAGGCTGCGCATCATCAATGCCTCGGCCATGACCAACTTCAACTTGCGCGTCCCCGGCCTGCCGATGACGGTCGTCGCGGCCGATGGCTGCAACGTCCAGCCGGTCGAGGCAGACGAAATCCAGATCGCAATTGCCGAAACCTATGACGTGATCGTGCAGCCTGCCGAGCCCGCCGCGTTCGGGATCGTGGCTGAGGCGATTGACCGTTCGGGCCTTGTCCGGGCCACGCTCGCACCGCAGATCGGCATGAGCACTCCGGTCCCCACGCTGCGCAAGCGTCCCCTCCTGACCATGCGCGACATGGGCATGGACATGCGCGACATGGAGGGCATGGACATGGCAGGTCATTCCATGGCGATGCGGGATTTCTCCGCCGCTCCCGGCGTGAAAAAGGGTCCGGGCGTTGCCACGATCGCACCGATGCCGACGGACCGCCTGGCGGACCGGGGCACGGGTCTGGAGGACGAGGACCACCGCGTCCTCACTTACTCCGAACTGCGCGCACGCGACGCCAATCCCGATCCGCGCACGCCGACACGGCAGATCGACGTGAACCTTACCGCCAACATGGAGCTCTACATGTGGTCCATCGATGGCGAGACGATCTCGGACGGGGCAGCACCGATCCCGTTCCGCACTGGCGAGCGCGTGCGGGTGAACCTGATCAATCACACAATGATGCCGCACCCGATCCACCTGCACGGCCATTTCTTCGAACTCGTCACGGGCGAACCGGGCAACCGCCC is a genomic window of Novosphingobium sp. MMS21-SN21R containing:
- the fghA gene encoding S-formylglutathione hydrolase, encoding METVSTSKAHGGTQGVYKHDSAATGTGMTFSVFLPPQAENGGKLPVLIYLSGLTCTHANVTDKGEYRRICAELGIVFVAPDTSPRGEGVADDADAAYDFGLGAGFYVNATQEPFARHYRMWDYIAQELPALQAEHFPVDLSRMGITGHSMGGHGALTLGLTYPEKFKSLSAFAPIVAPGQVPWGHKALGGYLGDDKAAWRAHDAVALIEDGRRPAGAILVDQGEADGFLVEQLRPELLDAACKAAGVDLTLRLQPGYDHSYNFISTFMEDHIRWHAERL
- a CDS encoding copper resistance system multicopper oxidase, producing MTNDLLINRRRLLIGSGALAMAPLFPAWAQSAHGGHSGGSAAMAGRNTGGTLSGETIALTIGAARYAVGKRSASAVAVNGTIPAPLIRLREGQNVRIAVTNHLQEQSSIHWHGLLVPFHMDGVPGLSFPGIDPGENFTYAFPVSQSGTYWYHSHSGMQEATGLYGPIVIDPAIPDTVAYDREYVLMLADWSPVHPHIQLKKLKTMGGYYNWQRQTIGGLIAGTDQSLKERLEWANMRMDPTDISDVTGATYSYLINGHDTEANWTALFAPGERIRLRIINASAMTNFNLRVPGLPMTVVAADGCNVQPVEADEIQIAIAETYDVIVQPAEPAAFGIVAEAIDRSGLVRATLAPQIGMSTPVPTLRKRPLLTMRDMGMDMRDMEGMDMAGHSMAMRDFSAAPGVKKGPGVATIAPMPTDRLADRGTGLEDEDHRVLTYSELRARDANPDPRTPTRQIDVNLTANMELYMWSIDGETISDGAAPIPFRTGERVRVNLINHTMMPHPIHLHGHFFELVTGEPGNRPRKHTVNVLPGGKVSFDLTADAPGDWAFHCHMLLHMHAGMMRVVTVRADKEGAA
- a CDS encoding VOC family protein, which encodes MFSHVMVGSDDIAASKKFYDATFKAFGGPEAITDPKGRLIYQHNGSMFIVTQPINGAPACGANGGTIGFRMTPAQADAWHDAGVANGGTTCEDPPGPRAGSPYYLAYLRDPAGNKLCALDIIA